One window of the Flavobacteriaceae bacterium YJPT1-3 genome contains the following:
- a CDS encoding thymidylate synthase, whose product MKQYHDLLKHVLEHGNRKGDRTGTGTQSVFGYQMRFDLSEGFPMVTTKKLHLKSIIYELLWFLKGDTNIAYLQEHGVRIWNEWADDSGDLGPVYGHQWRNWNSEEIDQIQEVIHTLKNNPNSRRMLVSAWNPSVLPDTSKSFSENVANGKAALPPCHAFFQFYVAPPKVEDGPDARPRLSLQLYQRSADIFLGVPFNIASYALFTMMMAQVCDYAPGDFIHTFGDAHIYDNHREQVALQLSREPRPLPTMKLNPEVKEILDFTFDDFTLENYDPHPHIKGAVAV is encoded by the coding sequence ATGAAGCAGTATCACGACTTACTCAAACACGTTTTAGAACACGGAAACCGCAAAGGGGATCGCACCGGAACGGGCACTCAAAGTGTTTTTGGTTATCAAATGCGGTTTGATCTGTCGGAAGGATTTCCCATGGTAACGACCAAAAAACTGCATCTTAAATCCATCATTTACGAACTGCTTTGGTTTTTAAAAGGAGATACCAACATAGCCTATTTGCAGGAGCATGGGGTACGCATTTGGAATGAATGGGCTGATGATAGCGGCGACTTGGGTCCCGTCTATGGCCATCAATGGCGCAATTGGAATAGCGAGGAGATCGACCAGATCCAAGAGGTTATCCATACCCTGAAGAACAATCCCAACAGTAGACGCATGCTGGTCTCTGCCTGGAACCCAAGCGTACTTCCTGACACTTCAAAATCCTTTAGCGAGAATGTGGCTAACGGAAAGGCCGCTCTTCCCCCCTGTCACGCCTTTTTTCAATTCTATGTAGCGCCTCCAAAAGTAGAAGATGGTCCTGACGCCAGGCCTCGTCTATCGCTTCAACTGTACCAGCGGAGTGCTGACATCTTCTTGGGAGTCCCTTTTAACATAGCATCCTACGCTTTGTTTACCATGATGATGGCCCAGGTATGCGATTATGCCCCCGGCGACTTTATCCATACCTTCGGCGATGCACATATCTATGACAATCACCGGGAGCAGGTAGCCTTGCAATTGTCACGAGAGCCGCGCCCCTTGCCTACCATGAAGCTCAATCCGGAAGTCAAGGAAATTCTAGATTTCACTTTCGACGATTTCACCCTGGAAAACTACGACCCGCATCCGCACATCAAAGGAGCGGTAGCAGTATAA
- the egtB gene encoding ergothioneine biosynthesis protein EgtB, with the protein MIATETLLDFFITTRQHSERLCQPLAVEDYVVQPIVDVSPPKWHLGHTSWFFEEFLLKPHKKGYPLFNEEFDYVFNSYYESVGKRVVRTDRGNLSRPTVDQVYAYRRHVDRHMQELLERLEDDELRAIVEIGIHHEKQHQELLLTDIKYILGHNPLLPVYDPEFKEQTKNAREDNTLRWIEIPEGVYEIGHQGSGFCYDNELARHKVYLHDFEIANRLVTQGEYLDFMNDGGYQKVLLWHSDGWAWIQEHQIKHPMYWHQIDGSWQHYTLSGLQPLDLDAPLCHLSYYEAFAFAQWKGARLPTEFEWEAAQAHMQWGDRWEWTESAYLPYPGYQKAPGALGEYNGKFMVNQKVLRGGSVATPPHHTRPTYRNFFQPELRWQFTGLRLAK; encoded by the coding sequence ATGATCGCTACCGAAACCCTACTTGATTTTTTTATAACCACCCGACAACACAGCGAACGGCTCTGCCAACCTCTGGCCGTAGAGGATTATGTGGTGCAGCCCATCGTGGATGTATCTCCTCCCAAATGGCATTTGGGTCATACCAGCTGGTTTTTTGAGGAATTTCTCTTAAAACCGCACAAAAAGGGCTACCCACTTTTCAATGAAGAATTTGACTATGTCTTCAATAGCTATTATGAAAGCGTTGGGAAACGGGTCGTTCGAACGGACCGGGGCAATCTCTCCCGGCCTACCGTAGATCAGGTATATGCCTACCGACGTCATGTAGATCGACATATGCAGGAATTGTTGGAGCGATTGGAAGATGACGAGCTGAGAGCCATCGTTGAGATAGGTATTCATCATGAAAAACAACATCAGGAACTCCTGCTCACCGATATCAAATACATATTAGGCCATAACCCCCTGCTTCCGGTCTACGATCCGGAGTTTAAGGAACAGACCAAAAACGCCAGGGAAGATAACACCTTGCGCTGGATCGAAATTCCTGAAGGCGTCTATGAAATAGGTCATCAAGGCTCCGGTTTTTGTTATGACAATGAACTGGCCAGACATAAGGTCTATCTGCACGATTTTGAGATTGCCAATCGATTGGTTACTCAAGGGGAGTATTTAGACTTTATGAATGATGGAGGCTACCAAAAAGTGCTGCTCTGGCATTCGGACGGCTGGGCCTGGATACAAGAACACCAGATCAAACACCCCATGTATTGGCATCAGATCGACGGAAGCTGGCAGCACTACACCCTGAGCGGACTCCAACCGCTGGACTTGGATGCTCCTTTGTGCCATCTATCCTACTACGAAGCCTTTGCCTTTGCGCAATGGAAAGGTGCTCGCTTACCGACTGAATTTGAGTGGGAGGCTGCACAAGCCCATATGCAATGGGGAGACCGCTGGGAATGGACTGAAAGTGCCTATTTGCCCTACCCCGGATACCAAAAAGCACCAGGAGCGCTGGGTGAGTACAATGGCAAATTTATGGTGAATCAAAAAGTACTACGTGGTGGATCGGTGGCCACGCCACCCCATCATACCCGACCCACCTATCGCAATTTCTTTCAACCGGAACTGCGCTGGCAATTCACCGGATTAAGGTTGGCAAAATAA
- the egtD gene encoding L-histidine N(alpha)-methyltransferase has protein sequence MKNKTTSFQEAFAEEVEAGLTAYPKYLSSKYIYDQRGDELFQQIMAMPEYYLTDCEFEILERHQSAIAQAFASERGFDLIELGAGDGKKTKILLRHFVQQGMDIHYLPVDISQNALDLLTNSLEKEMPNLSVQPQQGTYFDVLEELAQYNKRKKVIVVLGSNIGNLLHPQAITFLRKIKEAMATEDLLFMGFDQKKHPQTILDAYNDTTGITEAFNKNLLRRINLELDADFDLDAFVHWEVYDPETGTAKSYLVSTKNQLVNINALHQEIHFDAWESIHTEISQKYDDQIVSWLAKEAGLTITDQFADQRDYFKNYLFKKKAYESHLE, from the coding sequence ATGAAAAATAAAACCACTTCCTTCCAGGAAGCCTTTGCCGAGGAAGTCGAAGCCGGATTAACGGCTTATCCCAAATACCTTTCCTCCAAATACATATACGATCAGCGGGGCGATGAACTGTTCCAGCAGATCATGGCCATGCCTGAATATTACCTCACTGACTGTGAGTTTGAGATTTTGGAACGACACCAGTCGGCCATAGCTCAGGCTTTCGCCAGTGAGCGTGGTTTTGATCTGATCGAACTAGGAGCAGGAGACGGCAAAAAAACCAAAATTTTGCTGCGGCATTTTGTGCAGCAGGGGATGGATATACACTACCTACCCGTGGATATAAGTCAGAATGCCCTGGATTTGCTCACCAACAGTCTAGAAAAAGAAATGCCCAACTTGAGCGTGCAACCGCAGCAAGGCACTTATTTCGATGTCCTGGAGGAGCTGGCTCAATACAACAAACGCAAAAAAGTGATCGTGGTACTAGGTTCCAATATTGGAAACCTTCTGCATCCTCAGGCCATCACCTTTTTACGAAAGATAAAGGAAGCCATGGCTACAGAAGACCTGCTTTTTATGGGTTTTGATCAAAAGAAACACCCGCAGACCATCCTGGACGCCTACAACGACACTACCGGAATTACTGAAGCCTTCAATAAAAATTTATTAAGACGCATCAACCTGGAGTTGGACGCCGACTTTGATCTGGATGCTTTCGTGCATTGGGAAGTCTATGATCCGGAAACCGGCACAGCTAAGAGTTATCTGGTCAGTACTAAAAATCAATTGGTCAATATCAATGCGTTGCATCAGGAGATCCATTTTGATGCCTGGGAAAGTATACATACGGAGATCTCCCAAAAGTATGATGATCAGATTGTATCCTGGTTGGCTAAAGAAGCAGGACTGACCATTACTGATCAATTTGCAGATCAACGCGACTATTTTAAAAATTACCTATTTAAAAAGAAAGCTTATGAAAGCCATTTGGAATGA
- a CDS encoding DUF427 domain-containing protein, whose translation MKAIWNDTVIAESSETVEVEGNQYFPKSAIHQEYFEPSDTTSTCPWKGKASYYTLQVNGKTNQDAAWYYPDPKAAASEIKDHVAFWKGVEVKA comes from the coding sequence ATGAAAGCCATTTGGAATGATACCGTGATTGCGGAAAGCTCAGAAACTGTGGAAGTAGAAGGAAATCAGTACTTCCCTAAATCAGCAATCCATCAAGAGTATTTTGAACCCAGTGATACCACCAGCACCTGCCCCTGGAAGGGAAAGGCCAGTTATTATACGCTTCAGGTGAACGGAAAAACCAACCAGGATGCGGCCTGGTATTATCCCGATCCCAAGGCTGCCGCTTCAGAGATCAAAGACCATGTCGCCTTTTGGAAAGGAGTTGAGGTCAAAGCATAA